A section of the Tachysurus fulvidraco isolate hzauxx_2018 chromosome 7, HZAU_PFXX_2.0, whole genome shotgun sequence genome encodes:
- the jmjd8 gene encoding jmjC domain-containing protein 8, whose translation MEFTVWNKVLIFLLCQFLDLTHCTAQSNGDWGLESSLADEGSCNIDVRDATTISHTQFLQEYAYTKPVILRGVTDNTKFQLLCSKPNLLRNYRDKTVRLSTANTHSYRKVDVRFEEFVTLLLTPQPEDTLGSDTLYFFGDNNFTEWNSLFENYNAPPYSLPHTSPAYSFGIAGPGTGVPFHWHGPGYSEVIYGRKRWFLYPPDQAPEFHPNHTTLAWITHSYPNLEENNTPLECTIRPGEVLYFPDRWWHATLNLDTSVFISTFLG comes from the exons atggAGTTTACTGTGTGGAATAAAGTTTTAATCTTCCTCCTGTGTCAGTTCCTGGATTTAACACACTGCACTGCACAGAGCAACGGCGactg gggaCTGGAATCCAGCCTTGCTGATGAAGGGAGCTGCAACATCGATGTCAGAGATGCAAcaacaatctctcacacacagtttctACAGGA ATACGCCTACACTAAGCCAGTAATACTAAGAGGAGTTACAGACAACACa AAATTTCAGCTCCTGTGTTCCAAGCCGAATCTTCTCAGAAATTACAGAGACAAAACAGTCCGTTTGAGCACGGccaacacacactcctacaggaaag tggATGTGCGTTTCGAAGAGTTTGTGACATTGCTGTTGACACCTCAGCCTGAAGACACGCTGGGCAgcg acaCACTGTACTTCTTTGGTGATAATAACTTTACTGAATGGAATTCTCTGTTTGAGAATTATAACGCTCCACCTTACAGCCTGCCACACACTAGCCCAGCGTACAGCTTTGGCATagcag GTCCAGGTACCGGTGTTCCTTTCCACTGGCACGGTCCGGGATACTCCGAGGTCATTTATGGTAGaaag cgttgGTTCCTGTATCCTCCTGATCAGGCCCCAGAGTTCCACCCTAATCACACCACCCTGGCATGGATCACACACTCGTACCCTAACCTGGAGGAAAACAACACACCGCTGGAGTGTACCATCAGACCAggagag gtgctgTATTTCCCAGATCGATGGTGGCACGCTACTCTGAATCTTGACACCAGTGTTTTCATCTCCACTTTCCTGGGTTGA
- the amdhd2 gene encoding N-acetylglucosamine-6-phosphate deacetylase, translating to MPSNKSVSDSSISQFVNCRILRDHNLEREDLWVRDGKILNPEKLFFDEQGFADNKVDCENKIIAPGFIDVQINGGYGIDFSQATDDITGGVAQVAKRILEHGVTSFCPTLVTSPPDIYHQVIPHLKVKDGGADGAGVLGLHLEGPFISEEKRGAHPPQFLRSFTKGGVADLFETYGQLENVAMVTLAPELPNSGPAICELARRGITVSLGHSMADLCQAEEAVLKGASFITHLFNAMLPFHHRDPGIVGLLTSDRVPAGRTVYYGMIADGIHTHPAALRIAHRAHSAGLVLVTDAVPAMGLPAGRHRMGQQEIYIQGLHAYVAGTKTLTGSIATLDMCVRHFKQASGCTVEAALEAASLHPAQLLGISHRKGTLEYGADADFVILDDSLTVMETYIAGDQVWRK from the exons agAGGACCTGTGGGTGCGTGATGGAAAGATCTTGAACCCAGAGAAGCTGTTTTTTGATGAACAAGGATTTGCAGATAATAAAGTTGActgtgagaataaaataattgccCCGGGGTTCATCGATGTGCAGATCAACG GTGGATACGGCATCGACTTCTCACAGGCCACTGATGACATCACTGGGGGCGTGGCTCAGGTGGCCAAGAGGATTCTGGAACATGGGGTCACTTCGTTTTGCCCCACGCTGGTGACATCACCTCCGGATATTTATCACCAG gtgattcCCCACCTGAAGGTGAAGGATGGAGGAGCTGATGGAGCAGGAGTGCTGG GTCTTCACCTGGAGGGCCCGTTTATCAGTGAGGAGAAGAGAGGTGCTCACCCTCCTCAGTTTCTGCGCTCGTTTACAAAAGGGGGCGTGGCCGACCTGTTTGAGACCTATGGACAGCTGGAGaatgttgccatggttacactGGCACCAGAGCTCCCTAACAGTGGACCTGCAATCTGTGAGCTAGCACGAAGAGGCATCACCGTGTCACTGg GTCACTCCATGGCTGATCTGTGTCAGGCTGAGGAGGCGGTCCTGAAAGGGGCATCGTTCATCACACACCTGTTCAATGCCATGCTACCT tttcatCACAGAGACCCGGGCATTGTAGGATTGCTGACGAGTGACCGTGTGCCTGCAGGTCGAACTGTGTATTATGGTATGATTGCTGacggcatacacacacaccctgctgcACTGAGGATCGCACACAGAGCTCActctgcag ggttGGTGTTGGTGACTGATGCAGTTCCAGCGATGGGGCTTCCAGCAGGCAGACACAGAATGGGACAGCAAGAGATTTACATACAGGGATTACACGCTTATGTAGCag GAACTAAAACCCTGACCGGCAGCATCGCCACCCTGGacatgtgtgtgagacacttcAAACAGGCCTctg gatgtacAGTAGAGGCAGCATTGGAGGCTGCATCTCTGCATCCTGCTCAGCTTCTGGGGATCAGTCACAGGAAGGGAACACTGGAGTACGGTGCAGAcgcag atttcGTTATTCTGGACGACTCACTCACTGTAATGGAAACGTACATTGCTGGTGATCAGGTGTGGAGGAAGTGA
- the mif4gdb gene encoding MIF4G domain-containing protein B, protein MEDSSKEEYKIHSFDPETQKLLFTALKDPGLVDLETVCNIIMDQSLRDQMFSKEAGRMCFTIVQAEAKQNNSSAFRHHLLDRLQQEFKNREETRKRSVQEWVCYVSFICNIFDYLKVNNMPMMVLVHPVYDCLMRLAQSDALKNEEEVDCLVLQLHRIGDQLEKVNAERMDELFFLLRDGFLLQHDLSSLSRLLLLEMLEFRAGGWRLSDTAQSYYYSELQD, encoded by the exons atGGAGGACTCGTCCAAAGAAGAATACAAGATCCATTCCTTCGATCCAGAGACACAGAAACTGCTTTTCACAGCTCTAAAAG ACCCAGGTTTGGTGGATCTGGAGACGGTGTGTAACATCATCATGGACCAGTCTCTGAGGGATCAGATGTTTAGCAAAGAAGCGGGACGCATGTGCTTCACTATCGTCCAG GCGGAGGCCAAGCAGAACAACAGCAGCGCGTTTCGCCATCATCTCTTGGACCGACTGCAGCAGGAGTTCAAGAACCGCGAGGAGACGAGGAAGAGGTCCGTACAGGAGTGGGTGTGTTACGTCTCCTTCATCTGTAACATCTTCGACTACCTCAAG gtaAATAACATGCCCATGATGGTTCTGGTTCACCCGGTGTACGACTGTCTGATGCGACTCGCCCAATCAGATGCACTCAAAAACGAAGAGGAG GTGGATTGCCTGGTGCTGCAGCTGCATCGTATCGGAGATCAGCTGGAGAAGGTGAACGCCGAGCGCATGGACGAGCTCTTCTTCCTGCTGCGTGACGGCTTCCTGCTGCAGCACGACCTCAGCTCGCTCTCTCGCCTCCTCCTGCTGGAAATGCTCGAGTTCCGTGCTGGAGGCTGGAGACTCAGTGACACGGCTCAGAGCTACTACTACAGCGAGCTGCAAGACTGA
- the slc25a19 gene encoding mitochondrial thiamine pyrophosphate carrier — MVGYDPGTTTVSPEDAALAGSAAGLVTRAIISPMDVLKIRFQLQVERVSSSRPEGKYRSIMQAARCILGEEGPSAFWKGHVAAQMLSICYGAVQFASFQALTELIHKTTSYNSQAAGVHFLCGGLAACSATVACQPLDTLRTRFAAQGEPKVYKNLRQAVSTMFIQEGALTFYRGLTPTLVAVFPYAGLQFFSYNILRKLLDDNKTCKGGLQSLVSGSVAGVISKTLTYPFDLFKKRLQVGGFEKARVHFGQVRTYHGLLDCVKRIAREEGPAAFYKGLSPSLIKAAMSSGLTFFWYEFFTNTISGLRRKC, encoded by the exons ATGGTGGGCTATGACCCAGGAACCACCACCGTCTCTCCGGAGGACGCGGCTCTGGCCGGCTCAGCAGCAGGCCTCGTGACCCGCGCCATCATCAGTCCAATGGACGTCCTTAAGATCCGCTTCCAG ctgcagGTGGAGCGCGTCTCATCTTCCAGGCCCGAGGGGAAGTACAGAAGCATAATGCAGGCAGCGCGTTGCATTCTGGGAGAAGAAGGACCTTCAGCGTTCTGGAAAGGCCACGTCGCTGCTCAGATGCTGTCCATCTGCTATGGAGCCGTGCAG ttTGCAAGTTTCCAGGCTCTCACTGAACTCATCCATAAGACCACGTCCTATAACAGTCAGGCAGCCGGTGTTCACTTCCTGTGTGGAGGACTGGCTGCGTGTTCTGCTACCGTGGCCTGCCAGCCCCTCGACACACTCCGCACACGCTTCGCTGCTCAAGGAGAAcccaag GTTTACAAGAACCTCCGTCAAGCCGTGAGCACCATGTTCATCCAGGAGGGGGCGCTCACCTTCTACAGAGGCCTCACCCCCACACTGGTGGCCGTCTTCCCGTACGCTGGCCTCCAGTTCTTCAGCTACAACATCCTCAGAAAGTTACTGGACGACAACAAGACATGTAAAG GTGGACTGCAGAGTCTGGTGAGCGGCAGTGTGGCCGGGGTCATCAGTAAAACCCTCACCTACCCCTTCGACCTGTTCAAAAAGAGACTGCAGGTGGGCGGCTTCGAGAAGGCCAGAGTGCACTTCGGACAG GTCCGGACGTACCACGGACTCCTGGACTGTGTGAAGCGCATCGCTCGAGAGGAAGGTCCGGCCGCCTTCTATAAGGGTCTTTCTCCCAGCCTGATAAAGGCGGCCATGTCCTCCGGCCTCACCTTCTTCTGGTACGAGTTCTTCACCAACACCATCTCCGGCCTGAGGAGGAAGTGCTGA